One window from the genome of Paraconexibacter algicola encodes:
- the pknB gene encoding Stk1 family PASTA domain-containing Ser/Thr kinase, with amino-acid sequence MDERLAPETIVDGRYRVVERIGSGGMADVYRAEDLQLGRDVALKILHRRFSEDEEFVERFRREASSAAGLQHPNVVSVYDRGAWDGTYYIAMEHVEGQTLKQVVHGTNPPAPQDPATAVELAIQILRAAKFAHKRGVIHRDLKPHNVIVDGEGRAKVTDFGIALAGVSDMTQTGSIMGTAQYLSPEQAQGHPVTGQSDLYAIGVILFELLTGRIPFDGDSAVTIALKQVNEPATPPSAYNPAVGPDLDAVVLRALEKDPARRFADADAFIAALEQVAERLASGSAGSTGVTSVAGAAVATAYGLPPAETGLSQHTQVSGAIPQVSAYDGYAYPTTAPPEAPQDDRGSRRWWVALLAGLLVAAAIVGGLLLLGGDKVTVPQVVGVDEASAVTRLRADGFNTDITTKNDPNAPKGQVIGQIPNGGTQADKGSTVTLTVSDGPGNATVPRVVGQGRNAATKALREAGFLVREETAFSAEIGENRVISVEPGQGESLEKGSTVTITVSEGAERAAVPNVVDQNRDDAETTLEDAGFTVSVREQESDEEVGTVLAQNPAGGTSRPKGSRVTITVAKEAEEVDVPDVTGQTSAEATAALSGAGFTVVPREQEVDSPDQDGVVLAQDPKDGKLRKGQRVTITVGAFSPDLNPDPTPTPTPTPTATP; translated from the coding sequence ATGGATGAGCGCCTTGCCCCCGAGACCATCGTCGATGGTCGCTACCGCGTCGTCGAGCGGATCGGCTCGGGCGGGATGGCGGACGTGTACCGCGCCGAGGACCTCCAGCTCGGCCGCGACGTCGCCCTGAAGATCCTCCACCGCCGCTTCTCCGAGGACGAGGAGTTCGTCGAGCGGTTCCGCCGCGAGGCGTCCAGCGCCGCCGGCCTGCAGCACCCCAACGTCGTGTCGGTCTACGACCGCGGCGCCTGGGACGGCACCTACTACATCGCCATGGAGCACGTGGAGGGCCAGACCCTCAAGCAGGTCGTCCACGGCACCAACCCGCCCGCGCCGCAGGACCCCGCGACCGCCGTCGAGCTCGCGATCCAGATCCTGCGCGCCGCGAAGTTCGCGCACAAGCGCGGCGTCATCCACCGCGACCTCAAGCCGCACAACGTCATCGTCGACGGCGAGGGCCGCGCGAAGGTCACCGACTTCGGCATCGCGCTCGCCGGCGTCTCCGACATGACCCAGACCGGGTCGATCATGGGCACCGCCCAGTACCTCTCGCCCGAGCAGGCGCAGGGCCACCCGGTCACCGGGCAGTCCGACCTGTACGCCATCGGCGTCATCCTCTTCGAGCTGCTCACCGGCCGGATCCCGTTCGACGGCGACAGCGCCGTGACGATCGCGCTCAAGCAGGTCAACGAGCCCGCCACGCCACCCAGCGCCTACAACCCCGCCGTCGGCCCCGACCTCGACGCCGTCGTCCTGCGCGCGCTCGAGAAGGACCCCGCCCGCCGCTTCGCCGACGCCGACGCGTTCATCGCCGCGCTCGAGCAGGTCGCCGAGCGCCTCGCGAGCGGCAGCGCCGGGTCCACCGGCGTGACGTCCGTCGCGGGCGCCGCCGTCGCCACCGCCTACGGGCTGCCGCCCGCCGAGACCGGGCTCTCGCAGCACACCCAGGTCTCCGGCGCGATCCCGCAGGTCTCCGCCTACGACGGCTACGCCTACCCGACCACCGCCCCGCCCGAGGCGCCGCAGGACGACCGCGGCTCGCGCCGCTGGTGGGTCGCGCTGCTCGCCGGCCTGCTCGTCGCCGCCGCGATCGTCGGCGGCCTGCTGCTGCTCGGCGGCGACAAGGTCACGGTCCCGCAGGTCGTCGGCGTCGACGAGGCCAGCGCCGTCACGCGGCTGCGCGCCGACGGCTTCAACACCGACATCACCACGAAGAACGACCCCAACGCCCCCAAGGGCCAGGTCATCGGCCAGATCCCGAACGGCGGCACCCAGGCCGACAAGGGCTCGACCGTGACGCTCACCGTCAGCGACGGGCCCGGCAACGCCACCGTCCCGCGCGTCGTCGGGCAGGGCCGCAACGCGGCGACCAAGGCGCTGCGCGAGGCCGGCTTCCTCGTGCGCGAGGAGACCGCGTTCTCCGCCGAGATCGGCGAGAACCGCGTCATCTCCGTCGAGCCCGGGCAGGGCGAGTCGCTGGAGAAGGGCAGCACCGTGACGATCACAGTCTCCGAGGGCGCCGAGCGCGCCGCGGTCCCGAACGTCGTCGACCAGAACCGCGACGACGCCGAGACGACGCTCGAGGACGCGGGCTTCACCGTGTCGGTCCGCGAGCAGGAGAGCGACGAGGAGGTCGGCACCGTCCTCGCGCAGAACCCGGCGGGCGGCACCTCCCGGCCGAAGGGCTCGCGCGTCACGATCACCGTCGCCAAGGAGGCCGAGGAGGTCGACGTACCCGACGTCACCGGCCAGACCTCGGCCGAGGCGACCGCCGCGCTCTCCGGCGCCGGCTTCACCGTCGTCCCGCGCGAGCAGGAGGTCGACAGCCCCGACCAGGACGGCGTCGTCCTCGCCCAGGACCCCAAGGACGGCAAGCTCCGCAAGGGCCAGCGCGTGACGATCACCGTCGGCGCGTTCTCCCCGGACCTCAACCCGGACCCGACGCCCACGCCCACCCCGACCCCCACCGCCACGCCGTGA
- a CDS encoding peptidoglycan D,D-transpeptidase FtsI family protein: MNAPIARLYVVFLLLFALLIAFTSRWTVFEAQQLDDNALNRRGVFEEQRIKRGLIRAADGTVLARSVSAQDDTYRRSYPEGGLFSHALGYSYTTLGRAGLERSRNDALSGKRGELGSVVDRVIGRTPVGENVLTTLDPEAQRVALNALNGRKGSVVAIEPETGAVKVMASFPGFDPRDLRSAETFSRLANDEDNSPLLNRATQAGYPPGSTFKVVTAAAALDSGEFTPESTLDGNSGKEISGVPLNNSGGASFGRITLTTALTNSVNTVWAEVAERLGKDTMRTYMRRFGFDKDPPLDYPDGQMLPSGSYRDGKVIPATSRFIDVGRMAIGQNLLRVTPLQMAMVAAAVANRGRLMRPHLTDRIVDEDGRTVERIEPEEQSRVMSEGSADKLIAMMTNVVREGTGTAAALSGIDVAGKTGTAEKDVQRNINQPWFIGFAPARNPKIAVAVTIESVVGGQGGVVAAPIAKQVMESLLNG; this comes from the coding sequence GTGAACGCCCCGATCGCCCGGCTGTACGTCGTCTTCCTGCTGCTGTTCGCGCTGCTCATCGCGTTCACGTCGCGGTGGACGGTGTTCGAGGCGCAGCAGCTCGACGACAACGCGCTCAACCGCCGTGGCGTCTTCGAGGAGCAGCGGATCAAGCGCGGCCTGATCCGCGCCGCCGACGGCACGGTGCTCGCGCGCAGCGTCTCCGCCCAGGACGACACCTACCGCCGCTCCTACCCCGAGGGCGGCCTGTTCTCGCACGCGCTCGGCTACTCGTACACGACGCTCGGCCGCGCCGGCCTGGAGCGCTCGCGCAACGACGCGCTGAGCGGCAAGCGCGGCGAGCTCGGCAGCGTGGTGGACCGCGTGATCGGCCGCACCCCGGTGGGGGAGAACGTCCTCACGACGCTCGACCCCGAGGCGCAGCGCGTCGCGCTGAACGCGCTGAACGGGCGCAAGGGATCGGTCGTCGCGATCGAGCCCGAGACCGGCGCGGTCAAGGTCATGGCGTCGTTCCCCGGCTTCGACCCGCGCGACCTGCGCTCGGCCGAGACCTTCTCGCGGCTGGCCAACGACGAGGACAACTCGCCGCTGCTCAACCGCGCCACGCAGGCCGGCTACCCGCCCGGGTCGACCTTCAAGGTCGTCACCGCGGCCGCGGCGCTCGACAGCGGCGAGTTCACCCCCGAGTCGACGCTCGACGGCAACAGCGGCAAGGAGATCTCCGGCGTCCCGCTGAACAACTCCGGCGGCGCGAGCTTCGGGCGCATCACGCTCACCACCGCCCTGACGAACTCCGTCAACACCGTCTGGGCGGAGGTCGCCGAGCGGCTCGGCAAGGACACGATGCGCACGTACATGCGGCGCTTCGGCTTCGACAAGGACCCGCCGCTGGACTACCCCGACGGCCAGATGCTCCCGTCGGGCTCCTACCGTGACGGGAAGGTGATCCCCGCCACGTCACGCTTCATCGACGTGGGCCGCATGGCGATCGGACAGAACCTCCTGCGCGTGACCCCGCTGCAGATGGCGATGGTCGCCGCCGCGGTGGCGAACCGCGGCCGGCTGATGCGCCCGCACCTGACCGACCGGATCGTCGACGAGGACGGCCGCACCGTCGAGCGGATCGAGCCCGAGGAGCAGTCCCGCGTCATGAGCGAGGGCTCCGCCGACAAGCTCATCGCGATGATGACCAACGTCGTGCGCGAGGGCACTGGAACCGCCGCGGCGCTCTCGGGTATCGATGTTGCGGGCAAGACCGGGACCGCGGAGAAGGACGTGCAGCGCAACATCAACCAGCCGTGGTTCATCGGGTTCGCGCCCGCGCGGAACCCCAAGATCGCCGTCGCCGTCACGATCGAGAGCGTCGTCGGCGGCCAGGGTGGCGTCGTCGCCGCACCAATCGCCAAGCAGGTCATGGAGTCGTTGCTGAATGGATGA
- a CDS encoding FtsW/RodA/SpoVE family cell cycle protein, which produces MSARTRELFALIPASLLVTAGFTAVFVQRDDVLTNLSLTYGAIFLGLCFAAHLFLRVMLKEADPYLFPLVAVLACFGLVMIYRLDEDLAREQAQWFVFGLIAFAATIITCRDYRKLEQYRYVIAVGSLALLLLPRVPGIGQQTNGAYLGIGIGPITFQPAEFAKIGIVIFLASYLRDTRQLLVTGGRTFAGIVIPPLKHLGPLLVIWGGAMVLLVFIRDLGSSLMFFGGFLALIYVATNRLSFPLIGLGMFAAGFWFFANTVGHVQNRIDAWRDPFDRSLFEQVGGSEQLAQSLFAQADGGFFGAGFGQAFTTLQNGDIQFLPAAQTDLIYALITNELGLVGAAAVILVYLLIVERGFKVAMLARDSFSKLLATGLTAVFALQVFVIVGGVTKVIPLTGVTLPFISYGGSSIVANFVLLALLLCVSDKARREI; this is translated from the coding sequence ATGAGCGCGCGCACACGCGAGCTCTTCGCGCTGATCCCCGCGTCGCTGCTGGTGACGGCCGGGTTCACGGCCGTCTTCGTCCAGCGCGACGACGTGCTGACGAACCTGTCGCTCACCTACGGGGCGATCTTCCTCGGCCTCTGCTTCGCCGCGCACCTGTTCCTGCGGGTGATGCTCAAGGAGGCCGACCCGTACCTGTTCCCGCTCGTCGCGGTGCTCGCGTGCTTCGGCCTGGTGATGATCTACCGCCTCGACGAGGACCTCGCGCGCGAGCAGGCGCAGTGGTTCGTGTTCGGCCTCATCGCGTTCGCGGCGACGATCATCACCTGCCGCGACTACCGCAAGCTCGAGCAGTACCGGTACGTCATCGCGGTCGGGTCGCTGGCGCTGCTGCTCCTGCCGCGCGTGCCCGGCATCGGGCAGCAGACCAACGGCGCCTACCTGGGGATCGGCATCGGCCCGATCACGTTCCAGCCCGCCGAGTTCGCGAAGATCGGCATCGTCATCTTCCTCGCGTCCTACCTGCGCGACACGCGGCAGCTGCTCGTGACCGGGGGACGGACCTTCGCTGGGATCGTCATCCCGCCGCTGAAGCACCTCGGGCCGCTGCTCGTCATCTGGGGCGGCGCCATGGTCCTGCTCGTCTTCATCCGCGACCTCGGCTCGTCGCTGATGTTCTTCGGCGGGTTCCTCGCGCTGATCTACGTCGCGACGAACCGGCTGAGCTTCCCGCTCATCGGCCTGGGGATGTTCGCCGCCGGGTTCTGGTTCTTCGCCAACACCGTCGGGCACGTCCAGAACCGCATCGACGCGTGGCGCGACCCGTTCGATCGCTCGCTCTTCGAGCAGGTCGGCGGCAGCGAGCAGCTCGCCCAGTCGCTGTTCGCGCAGGCCGACGGCGGCTTCTTCGGCGCCGGCTTCGGCCAGGCGTTCACGACGCTGCAGAACGGCGACATCCAGTTCCTGCCGGCGGCGCAGACCGACCTCATCTACGCGCTCATCACCAACGAGCTCGGGCTCGTCGGCGCCGCCGCCGTGATCCTCGTCTACCTGCTCATCGTCGAGCGCGGGTTCAAGGTCGCGATGCTCGCCCGCGACTCGTTCTCCAAGCTGCTGGCCACCGGCCTGACCGCGGTGTTCGCGCTGCAGGTGTTCGTCATCGTCGGCGGCGTCACGAAGGTGATCCCGCTCACCGGCGTCACGCTGCCCTTCATCTCCTACGGCGGCTCCTCGATCGTCGCGAACTTCGTGCTGCTCGCGCTCCTGCTGTGCGTCTCCGACAAGGCGCGCCGGGAGATCTGA
- a CDS encoding Stp1/IreP family PP2C-type Ser/Thr phosphatase → MLRVADYFKDTDTGRARRANEDSAFARAPLFAVADGMGGAQAGEVASRMAVSVLEPGLPEGEGSVEERLAALVQDANAQIHELSRADEDRAGMGTTITAAYVGEEELSIAHVGDSRLYLLRDGSFERLTRDHSLVDELVREGKLTPEEADVHPQRSIITRALGPEPAVEVDRLTWRARAGDVYLLCSDGLTSMVPEGRVGEIVAAAGSLPDAGRALIDAANAAGGRDNITVVLFRLEEVAFAGAADDQATRLGDTAPTVADVQAALRDAPPATRESSIATAAPAPVQQRQPRAPGMKVKEAKERGPVRKLARGLIWLLVVLFPFAAGGYIASQAVYFVGVDDEGFVTVYKGVPYELPGGLDMFSENFVSGVPASTLPARAQDTVTAHKLRSLEDANDLVRQIERGELAGQAGG, encoded by the coding sequence GTGCTTCGCGTCGCCGACTACTTCAAGGACACCGACACCGGCCGTGCCCGCCGGGCCAACGAGGACTCCGCGTTCGCGCGGGCGCCCCTGTTCGCGGTCGCCGACGGCATGGGCGGCGCGCAGGCCGGCGAGGTCGCCTCGCGGATGGCGGTCTCCGTGCTCGAGCCCGGCCTGCCCGAGGGCGAGGGCAGCGTCGAGGAGCGCCTCGCCGCGCTCGTCCAGGACGCCAACGCCCAGATCCACGAGCTCTCGCGCGCCGACGAGGACCGTGCGGGCATGGGCACGACGATCACCGCCGCGTACGTCGGCGAGGAGGAGCTGTCGATCGCGCACGTCGGCGACAGCCGCCTGTACCTGCTGCGGGACGGCAGCTTTGAGCGGCTGACGCGCGACCACTCGCTCGTCGACGAGCTCGTCCGCGAGGGCAAGCTCACGCCCGAGGAGGCGGACGTCCACCCGCAGCGGTCGATCATCACCCGGGCGCTCGGGCCCGAGCCGGCGGTCGAGGTCGACCGGCTCACCTGGCGCGCCCGCGCGGGCGACGTGTACCTGCTGTGCTCCGACGGCCTGACGTCGATGGTGCCCGAGGGTCGCGTCGGCGAGATCGTCGCCGCGGCCGGGTCGCTGCCCGACGCGGGCCGGGCGCTGATCGACGCCGCCAACGCCGCGGGCGGCCGCGACAACATCACCGTCGTCCTGTTCCGCCTCGAGGAGGTCGCGTTCGCCGGCGCCGCCGACGACCAGGCGACCCGCCTGGGCGACACCGCCCCGACCGTCGCCGACGTGCAGGCCGCGCTGCGCGACGCCCCGCCCGCGACGCGCGAGTCGTCGATCGCCACCGCCGCGCCCGCCCCGGTGCAGCAGCGCCAGCCGCGCGCGCCGGGCATGAAGGTCAAGGAGGCCAAGGAGCGCGGTCCCGTCCGCAAGCTCGCGCGGGGCCTGATCTGGCTGCTCGTCGTCCTGTTCCCGTTCGCGGCCGGCGGCTACATCGCCTCCCAGGCCGTGTACTTCGTCGGCGTCGACGACGAGGGCTTCGTCACCGTGTACAAGGGCGTGCCCTACGAGCTGCCCGGCGGCCTGGACATGTTCTCCGAGAACTTCGTGTCCGGCGTGCCCGCGAGCACGCTGCCGGCGCGCGCGCAGGACACGGTCACCGCGCACAAGCTCCGCTCGCTGGAGGACGCCAACGACCTGGTGCGTCAGATCGAGCGGGGGGAGCTCGCCGGGCAGGCCGGCGGATGA
- a CDS encoding FHA domain-containing protein has translation MTLEPISVALQFGFLAVLYLFILWVSRSALKDLRSAVKPQQGPQAFQPIVGAPSDATGLHSAAELPRTDLDGLDARLVVERAPGHTAGMEYEIGEGAVMGRGDQAEIRLQDPFASSRHARLVRQGGVIVLEDLGSTNGTYLNEELLGGPQPLHAGDRVRIGDSEFTYLEG, from the coding sequence ATGACGCTCGAGCCGATCTCCGTCGCGTTGCAGTTCGGCTTCCTCGCCGTCCTGTACCTGTTCATCCTCTGGGTGTCGCGCAGCGCGCTGAAGGACCTGCGCAGCGCGGTCAAGCCGCAGCAGGGCCCGCAGGCCTTCCAGCCGATCGTCGGCGCGCCCTCGGACGCGACCGGCCTGCACAGCGCCGCGGAGCTGCCGCGCACCGACCTCGACGGGCTCGACGCCCGGCTCGTCGTCGAGCGCGCCCCCGGGCACACGGCAGGGATGGAGTACGAGATCGGCGAAGGAGCGGTCATGGGTCGCGGAGACCAGGCCGAGATCCGGCTCCAGGACCCGTTCGCCAGCTCGCGCCACGCGCGTCTGGTGCGACAGGGTGGCGTGATCGTGCTGGAGGATCTTGGGTCCACCAACGGCACCTACCTCAACGAGGAGCTCCTGGGCGGCCCGCAGCCGCTCCACGCCGGGGACCGCGTCCGGATCGGCGACAGTGAGTTCACCTACCTCGAGGGGTAG
- a CDS encoding FhaA domain-containing protein gives MSVLRNLESRIAGLVEGTFGRVFRTPVRPVEIARRLVKEMDEHRTVSVSRTYVPNEYIVWLSPEDRESFVAIEHEVADELAVRVLEHARGERLALVSRPVITFDTDDRLRLGEFGIQARLVRPEESPRARATGDVPAVVQAEHSSTMVFSSAERLSEPLEPQRAERRGRALVVAEGRRMVVPAGGAVIGRSRECDIVLGDSNVSRRHAEIRPHGNGWVVEDLGSTNGVRVNGDPARGATPIRGGDRLDIGTVPVSFEVE, from the coding sequence ATGAGCGTCCTTCGCAACCTCGAGAGCAGGATCGCCGGCCTCGTCGAGGGGACGTTCGGCCGTGTCTTCCGCACGCCCGTGCGACCGGTCGAGATCGCCCGGCGGCTCGTCAAGGAGATGGACGAGCACCGCACCGTGTCCGTGTCCCGCACCTACGTCCCGAACGAGTACATCGTCTGGCTCTCGCCCGAGGACCGCGAGTCGTTCGTCGCGATCGAGCACGAGGTCGCCGACGAGCTGGCCGTCCGCGTGCTCGAGCACGCCCGCGGGGAGCGCCTCGCGCTCGTGTCCCGGCCGGTCATCACGTTCGACACCGACGACCGGCTGCGGCTCGGCGAGTTCGGCATCCAGGCCCGGCTCGTGCGCCCCGAGGAGAGCCCGCGCGCCCGCGCGACCGGCGACGTGCCCGCGGTCGTCCAGGCCGAGCACTCGAGCACGATGGTCTTCTCCAGCGCCGAGCGGCTCAGCGAGCCGCTCGAGCCGCAGCGCGCCGAGCGGCGCGGCCGGGCGCTCGTCGTCGCCGAGGGACGGCGGATGGTCGTCCCGGCGGGCGGCGCCGTCATCGGCCGCAGCCGCGAGTGCGACATCGTGCTCGGCGACTCCAACGTCAGCCGCCGGCACGCGGAGATCCGCCCGCACGGCAACGGCTGGGTGGTCGAGGACCTCGGCTCCACCAACGGCGTGCGCGTCAACGGCGACCCCGCCCGCGGCGCCACCCCGATCCGGGGCGGCGACCGCCTCGACATCGGCACCGTCCCCGTCTCCTTCGAGGTCGAATGA
- a CDS encoding serine/threonine-protein kinase codes for METAPHTTRPGAVPELVLGRYRLGRRLGSGGMGTVHVAHDEQLDRAVAVKRIAVGDPAIAKRATREGKAAARVQHPGIVALYEAGREGDTVYLVSELVRGHTLRELLDEGAFSDRDVLLTGVVLCDALAHAHARGIVHRDVKPGNILVPARPGGDVHGEGIAKLTDFGVAWMAGDDALTRTGDLVGTLAYMAPEQAEGGEISPATDLYALALVLYEALCGVNPVRGMNPARPAHAAQTVRRIGRRMPALGRLRRDLPLPLCAAIDRGVRPHPEDRGTVEELRDALRDALDDVGDEPGTIAAPATERLERAAWGGRHETWEDDDPSLVAAVRPRPSQRVVAGLGAGVLLAAAVQWLGPTPFAPPLAVAAVTAVLVALLPRLGWLAAVTGLLLWLTDAGAAGTATYVVLAALPVALLARRAGAWWSLPAFAPGLGLGALALAYPTIAGQAPRPAQRFVLGLLGCWWLLLAETLSGERLLFGATGLLDPAVARAPRDLGTGTVLADVAWPVLSSGLLLVGVLWGLAAAVLPLLVRGRVAAVDLVAATVWAAALATGTQALGGVVRGFGATAGAPEPRGLVAGAVLAAVLAVAVRAVSAPSRSGPETRSLP; via the coding sequence GTGGAGACCGCCCCGCACACCACGCGTCCCGGCGCCGTCCCGGAGCTCGTGCTCGGCCGCTACCGGCTCGGGCGTCGCCTCGGCTCGGGCGGGATGGGGACCGTGCACGTCGCGCACGACGAGCAGCTCGACCGGGCGGTGGCGGTCAAGCGGATCGCGGTAGGCGACCCGGCGATCGCCAAGCGCGCAACCCGCGAGGGCAAGGCCGCCGCGCGCGTGCAGCACCCGGGGATCGTCGCGCTCTACGAGGCGGGCCGCGAGGGCGACACCGTGTACCTCGTCAGCGAGCTCGTCCGCGGCCACACCCTGCGCGAGCTGCTCGACGAGGGCGCGTTCAGCGACCGCGACGTGCTGCTCACCGGCGTCGTGCTCTGCGACGCGCTCGCGCACGCGCACGCCCGCGGGATCGTGCACCGCGACGTGAAGCCCGGGAACATCCTCGTGCCCGCGCGGCCCGGCGGCGACGTGCACGGCGAGGGGATCGCCAAGCTCACCGACTTCGGGGTCGCCTGGATGGCCGGCGACGACGCGCTCACCCGCACCGGGGACCTCGTCGGCACGCTCGCCTACATGGCGCCCGAGCAGGCCGAGGGGGGCGAGATCTCTCCGGCCACCGACCTGTACGCACTCGCGCTCGTGCTCTACGAGGCGCTGTGCGGGGTCAACCCGGTGCGCGGCATGAACCCGGCGCGGCCCGCGCACGCCGCCCAGACCGTGCGACGCATCGGCCGTCGGATGCCCGCGCTGGGCCGCCTGCGCCGCGACCTGCCGCTGCCCCTGTGCGCGGCGATCGACCGCGGCGTGCGCCCGCATCCCGAGGACCGCGGCACCGTCGAGGAGCTCCGCGACGCGCTGCGCGACGCCCTCGACGACGTCGGCGACGAGCCCGGCACGATCGCCGCCCCCGCGACCGAGCGGCTCGAGCGCGCCGCGTGGGGCGGCCGCCACGAGACGTGGGAGGACGACGACCCGTCGCTCGTCGCCGCCGTGCGCCCGCGCCCGTCGCAGCGCGTCGTGGCGGGGCTCGGTGCCGGGGTGCTGCTCGCCGCGGCGGTCCAGTGGCTCGGCCCCACGCCGTTTGCGCCCCCGCTCGCCGTGGCGGCGGTCACCGCGGTGCTCGTCGCGCTGCTGCCGCGCCTGGGCTGGCTGGCCGCCGTCACGGGCCTGCTGCTCTGGCTCACCGACGCGGGGGCCGCCGGCACCGCCACCTACGTCGTCCTCGCGGCGCTGCCCGTGGCCCTGCTCGCCCGCCGCGCCGGGGCGTGGTGGTCGCTGCCCGCGTTCGCGCCCGGCCTCGGCCTCGGGGCGCTCGCGCTCGCCTACCCGACGATCGCCGGCCAGGCGCCGCGGCCCGCCCAGCGGTTCGTGCTCGGGCTGCTCGGCTGCTGGTGGCTGCTGCTCGCCGAGACCCTCAGCGGCGAGCGGCTGCTGTTCGGGGCCACCGGCCTGCTCGATCCCGCCGTCGCCCGCGCGCCGCGCGACCTCGGGACCGGCACGGTGCTCGCCGACGTCGCCTGGCCCGTGCTGTCCAGCGGGCTGCTGCTCGTCGGCGTGCTCTGGGGCCTCGCCGCCGCCGTGCTGCCGCTGCTCGTGCGCGGGCGCGTCGCCGCCGTCGACCTCGTCGCGGCGACCGTGTGGGCGGCCGCGCTGGCGACCGGCACGCAGGCGCTCGGCGGGGTCGTGCGCGGCTTCGGGGCCACGGCCGGCGCCCCCGAGCCGCGCGGGCTCGTCGCCGGGGCGGTGCTCGCCGCCGTGCTCGCGGTCGCGGTGCGGGCGGTGTCCGCCCCGTCACGCTCGGGGCCCGAGACCCGTTCCCTTCCGTAG
- a CDS encoding DUF4446 family protein, which translates to MDELSTTTGIVAAVAVVLALAALAFAVTATVRLRRIAAHQRVVLGTGGAQDLVAHAARLEHSFAVLHDYVEDVSARLDDRLATAELRLDGAITYHGLVRYDAYNEMSGRQSTSIALLDATRSGVVVSSIHHRESARMYAKLVRNGQGELQLSPEEQQAIELALAREVEPVDDQAV; encoded by the coding sequence GTGGACGAGCTGAGCACGACCACCGGGATCGTCGCGGCCGTCGCCGTGGTGCTCGCGCTCGCCGCGCTGGCGTTCGCGGTGACCGCCACCGTGCGCCTGCGCCGCATCGCCGCGCACCAGCGCGTGGTCCTCGGGACGGGCGGCGCGCAGGACCTCGTGGCCCACGCCGCGCGGCTGGAGCACTCCTTCGCGGTCCTGCACGACTACGTCGAGGACGTGTCGGCGCGGCTCGACGACCGCCTCGCGACCGCGGAGCTGCGGCTCGACGGCGCGATCACGTACCACGGGCTCGTGCGCTACGACGCCTACAACGAGATGTCGGGCCGGCAGTCGACGTCGATCGCGCTGCTCGACGCGACCCGCTCCGGGGTCGTCGTGTCCTCGATCCACCACCGGGAGAGCGCGCGGATGTACGCGAAGCTCGTCCGCAACGGGCAGGGGGAGCTGCAGCTCTCCCCGGAGGAGCAGCAGGCGATCGAGCTCGCCCTGGCCCGCGAGGTCGAGCCCGTGGACGACCAGGCGGTCTGA
- the pheA gene encoding prephenate dehydratase encodes MRIGFLGPAGTFSHAAVHASPRTPADAELVPAGTVHATVLAVQSGTVERALVPIENALEGAVNATLDALAFDAPDVRMVGEEVLAVRHCLVAAQDVPLAAIRTVLSHPQANGQCQDFLRRELPSAAVLPAASTAEAIRLVAAGEAPDPPAAAIGTALAAELYGAVVLREGVEDDASNVTRFVWLARDGAVDDAADAPGGRWKTSVVFSGDGDGRPGWLVRCLSEFAFRGVNLTKIESRPARHRLGHYLFHLDMDGSIADPRVAEAVAALEIHGASTRVLGSYLAA; translated from the coding sequence ATGCGGATCGGCTTCCTCGGCCCGGCCGGGACGTTCTCCCACGCGGCCGTGCACGCCAGCCCGCGGACCCCCGCCGACGCGGAGCTCGTGCCCGCGGGCACGGTGCACGCGACCGTGCTCGCCGTCCAGTCGGGGACGGTCGAGCGGGCGCTGGTCCCGATCGAGAACGCCCTCGAGGGCGCGGTCAACGCGACGCTCGACGCGCTCGCCTTCGACGCCCCGGACGTGCGGATGGTCGGCGAGGAGGTCCTCGCGGTGCGCCACTGCCTCGTCGCCGCGCAGGACGTGCCGCTGGCGGCGATCCGCACGGTGCTCTCGCACCCGCAGGCCAACGGCCAGTGCCAGGACTTCCTGCGCCGCGAGCTGCCGTCGGCCGCGGTCCTCCCGGCGGCGAGCACCGCGGAGGCGATCCGGCTCGTCGCCGCCGGCGAGGCACCCGACCCGCCGGCCGCGGCGATCGGCACCGCCCTGGCCGCCGAGCTCTACGGCGCGGTGGTGCTGCGCGAGGGCGTCGAGGACGACGCGTCGAACGTGACCCGGTTCGTGTGGCTCGCGCGCGACGGGGCCGTGGACGACGCAGCGGACGCACCGGGCGGCAGGTGGAAGACGTCGGTGGTCTTCTCCGGGGACGGCGACGGTCGACCCGGCTGGCTGGTGCGCTGCCTGAGCGAGTTCGCGTTCCGCGGCGTCAACCTCACGAAGATCGAGTCGCGGCCCGCCCGGCACCGGCTGGGCCACTACCTCTTCCACCTCGACATGGACGGGTCGATCGCCGACCCGCGGGTGGCGGAGGCGGTCGCCGCGCTGGAGATCCACGGCGCCTCCACCCGCGTGCTCGGCTCCTACCTGGCGGCCTGA